GTCTTGCGCCTTGACGCAGCCCGCCGATCCACACCTCGCGCGATCCGGCTTACCGTCGAGTAGTCGAGTAGTGCGACCCGAAGTGCGCACCGATCTGCGGAAGTTGTCGGTGTCCGCTCTCGTAGGCGTCGCGATCTTCGTCATTGAGGAAGATTGCTTGACGGGCATTGCCGCGCGCCATCACATGATGGATCGCGCCGGGGAATTCGATACGCAGAGGGCGGGCCATGCGGGGGAACGCACAAGTGGGGTCAGGTCTTGCGCTTTGACGAGGGTCGCCGATCAATACCTTGAATAGTGCAGACCGGAGAGCGCGCCGATCTGAGAAAAGGTGCGGCAAGGAACAAGACCTGACCCGAATGGCGCTTACTTCCAATCAACCGGGCGCGCGACGAACGCCGACAGTTCAGGAGAAACCTCGGCTCACCGTTCAAGCAACATGCTGTTGCCGAGCACCCGTGACCTTGTGCGCATCCACGGCCGCAATGCGGCGCAGGTATTCAGGTGAGAAATCGTCGGTCTGGATGGCGTCGAGGCGCGCCTTTTCGTAGTCGTCCAGCACCTGGGACTGCTCGGCGGTGATTCGGCCGTTGGCAATCGCGTTCTTCAGGCGTTCTGCCTGGGTGTCTCCCGGCGCCTCGCCGTCTTGCGCGGCGCTGTCGAGCAGGTCGGTGACGGCGGCGGCTTCGTGCAGCAGCGTGAAGGCGCGTTCCATGCGGCCAACGGGGTCGTCTGCGCCGCCGGTGGTGTAGACCGATTGGCTGAGGCGATCGCGCAGCGCGCTCGGCAGCATTATGTGTTCGGCCAGTTCTGCGGTCAGCGTATCGGACGGCTCGCGATGCGAACGGCCCAAAGGGAACACCAGGCGGCGCATCACGCCGGCGGCAAGGCGGTTCGGGAAGTTGGCGAAGAAACCTTCGAACGCGAGTCCGATCTGCGACAGGCAGTGCTGCAAGGCCCAGTGGGCATAGGGCAGGTCTTCTTCCGGCTCGCCTTCGTCACGGTGGTACTTGAGCACGGCGGAGGCCATGTACAGGTGCGACAACACGTCGCCGAGGCGCGCGGACAGGCGTTCCTTGCGCTTGAGGTCTCCGCCCAGGAGACCCATGGTCACGTCGGAGACGATGGCGAGCGAGGCGGACATCCGTTCGAGCTGCCGGTAGTACGGGGCCAGGGGACCGCTCAGCGGTGCGCACGCAAGGCCGGCGCCGCTGAGGCCCAGGCTGAGTGCGCGCACGGCACGATTGATCGAATAGCCCAGGTGCGCCCATAACGTCTGGTCGAAGGCTTCGAGGTCGTCGTGTCTTGAGGCTTCCATTTCCTTCAGCACGTAGGGATGGCAGCGGATTGCACCCTGGCCGAAGATCATCAGATTGCGGACCAGGATGTTGGCGCCTTCCACGGTGATCGCCACCGGCGCGGCCTGGTAGGCGGAGGCCAGGTAGTTGCGCGGGCCCTGCTGGATGCCGCGCCCGCCGTGCACGTCCATCGCGTCGGCGACGATGCGGCGCATCAGTTCGGTCATGTGGTATTTGGCGATCGCGGTGACCACGCCCGGCGCGCAATGGTCCACCGCAGAACTGGTGAGCACGCGCGTGGCTTCCATCAGGTAGGTCAGCCCGGCGATGCGGCCGGTGGCTTCCTGCACGCCCTCGAACTTGCCCACGGGCAGGCGAAACTGGGTTCGAATGCCTGCGTAGGCTCCGGTCATGCGGTAGGCGGTCTGCGCGGTTGCGGCGGCCAGTGCCGGCAGCGAGATGCCGCGACCGGCGGACAGACATTCCACCAGCATGCGCCAACCGCGACCGGCATTGGCGGGGCCGCCAATGATCCAGTCCAGCGGCACGAACACGTCCTTGCCGAAGATCGGGCCGTTCATGAAGGCGGAGCCGGGGTAGTGGCGGCGGCCAATCTCGACGCCAGGGTGGTTCGCCGGCACCAGCACGCAGGTGATGCCGTAGTCCACCCGCGACTTGTCGCCAAGCAGGCCTTCCGGATCGCCGAGTTTGAAAGCCAGGCCGACCACGGTGGCAATCGGCGCCAGCGTGATCCAGCGCTTGGAGAAGCTGAGGCGGATGCCGAGGGTGCGGCGGCCCTCGAGTTCGCCGTAGCAAACCTCGCCATGGTCCGGCATGGCGGTGGCGTCGGAGCCGGCTTCGGGTCCGGTCAGGCCGAGGCAGGGAATCTCCCGGCCGGACACCAGCCCCGGCAGCCATTGTTTCTTCTGCTCGGGCGTGCCATAGATCATCAGCAGTTCGCCCGGCCCCAGGGAATTCGGAACCATGACGGTGACAGCCACGGCGATCGAGCGCGTGGCGATGCGCGTGACCACTTCCGATTGGGCGCGCGCGGAGAAACCGAGCCCGCCGTGCTTCTTGTCGATCAGCATCGCCAGAAAGCGCTGTTCGCGGATGTAGTCCATGACCGGAGCCGGAATCTCGCGCAGTTCGAAGTCGATCTGCCAGTCGTTGATCATTGCGCACAGCGTGGCGCACTGATTGTCGAGGAAGGCCTGTTCTTCTTCGGTGTATTCGGTACGCGGAAAGTCGAGCAACTGCTTCCAGTCGGGGCGGCCGCGAAACATCTCGGTTTCCCACCAGGTGTCGCCGGCCTCCAGTGCATCGCGCTCGGTCTGCGACATCTCGGGCATCACGGCCTTGAAGCGTTCGAACAGACCGCGCGTGAGCACGCCGCGTCGCAGCGGAACAATGTTGAACACCAGCAACAACAGCAGTGGCACACCCAGTATCGCGGCGCCCACGGTACCGAGCAGACCGGTGACCAGCAGCGCGGCATAGGCCACGGTGACCACGGCGGTCCAGACCAGCAAGGGCGCGCCGATGTAGGCCAGCGTCCAACTCAGCGCCAGCACCACCAGCGTGACGGTAAGGCTCAACATCCCGATTCCTCCGGATTGGAGATTAAGGCCCAGGCGGTGCCGCGTGCTTGTCTGCGGGGCCCGGAACGCGTGCGGACTCGATATCGCGAGCCCGCGGAATCAGCGTTTTGATCATCAACTTGAAATACTGGCTGAATTCTGCGCCTTCGGGAAAGGTTTCCGGTGCATCGCGGTGCACCTGCTGATTACCGATGAAGGTGGCGTAGGCGAAGGTGGACCACAGCTTCGCCTCGGGCTCGCCGAGTCCGAGCGCCTGATAGCACTCGTGCAGGTAGTTCATGCGGCGCGCCGAAACACGACGCACGACGGTGCCGACATGCGCGTGGTCCGAGGCGGCGGCCAGCGCCAGATAGAGCCGCCCGGCACGATGGCTGGCATTGGCCCGCTTGAACAATTTGACGATGCGGTCATAGGGATCCGACGCATCGGCAACCGCGATGATCATATCGTCGGTTTCCTGACGCTCCCACAGTTCCAGGGCGCGGCGCATCAGCGCTTCGCGACTCGGGAAATGCCAATAGAAACTGCCCTTGGTCACGCCCAGCGAACGGGCCAGCGGTTCGACCGCCACGGCCTCGATCCCGCTGGACGCCACGGCCTCAAGCGCGGCAGCGGACCAGTCATCGGCGGTGAGATTTTGTCGGGGAGTGTCCATATCGGATCCTGGGCGTAGCGGTCTCCTCCGCCTGGCTTTGCCCTCAGCGGCCGCGCGACTCTAGCAATGCGCCTGCGTATGGGCAAACCGAACGCGATGACTGAGGACCGTGTCGACGCGGTGTGGCAAGCTGCACCGGGAAGGCAATGGCGGCATGATAAAACCCGCTGCGGGCGCGCACGATGTACCGTCCGGTGAAACGACGGATGACGAAAATCAGGGATGAGGAGAACCCGATCATGAGATCAAGCCACCGCTTGCCGGCCTTGTTGATTGCCGCGGGCGCCGTGGCCGCGATCGCACTGATCATACCGGCCCACGCGGCGGTTCCCGATGCGCAGGCCGCGCAACTGGGCGGAGTTCTGACTCCGCTGGGTGCGGAAGTCGTCGGCAACGCCGAGGGCACGATTCCGCCCTGGAATGGCGGACTGCTGGGCGCGCCGCCCTGCTTCGCCGGCGCCGGCTCGCGCTACTGCGATCCCTTTGCGCACGAGCAAGCCCTGTTCACGATCACGCCCCAAAACCTCGGGCAGTACAAGGACCGGCTCAGCGAAGGGCAACGGGCGATGTTCGAGCAGTATCAGGACTACGCCATGCCGGTCTATCCGAGCCGACGCACCGCGTCCGCGCCGCCCTGGGTGTACGCGGCTACGCGGGCCAATGCCTCGCGCGCCGAGCTGACGGAAAATGGAGAAGCGCTGCACGACGCCGCCACCGGCATCGCCTTCCCGATTCCGCAGAACGGCCGCGAGGTGATCTGGAATCATAGAACCCGTTATCGCGGTGTCGCACTGCGGCGCTGGAACAACCAGTTTGCGGTCACCGCCGCCGGCATCGTCAATGCCGTGAAGTTTCGCGAAGACGTGCTGTTCAACTACTCGCAGAACGGCGCCGCGCCGGACGATCTCGATGACTGGCTGATGTTTGTCGCGCTGGTGATCAAGCAGCCGGAACGGTTGGCGGGCACGATCCTGTTGCTGCACGAGCCGCTGGACCCGGAGGAGGAGGACCCTCGCGCCTGGCAGTTCAACCCCGGCCAGCGCAGCCTGCTCAGCCTGCGACGGGCGACCAATATCGGCTACGACAATGCCGCGCTGGCCGCCGACCGGCTGTTGACCAACGACCAGTTCGACAGCTTCAGCGGAGCGATGGATCGCTACGACTGGAAGCTGCTGGGCAAACAGGAGCTGTTCGTGCCGTACAACAGCTATCGGCTGCACAGCGACCAGTACCGCTACAGCGAGATTCTCGGCAAGCACCACATCGAGCCGGCGCTGACGCGTTATGAACTGCATCGCGTGTGGGTGGTGGAAGCGCGGGCCAAACCGGGAATCGTGCACATTTATGACCGGCGCGTGTTCTTCGTCGACGAGGATTCCTGGCAGATCGTGATGGCGGACCTCTACGACCGGCGCGGCGAGCTGTGGCGCCTGCAGGAAACGCACACGATCAACCAGTACGACAAACTCCGCATCGCGCCGGTGGCGCAGGTGGTCTACGACCTGCCGGACCGGCGCTATCTGGTGCAGGGGCTCAACAACGAAGACCCCGAGGATCAGGACATGGACTTCGACGCCGACGATTTCTCGCCCGGCCGCGTGAGGCGCCGAGCAAAAAAATAGGCGACGTACAACGAACCAGGCCGGCGCAGTGCGCCGGCCTGGTTCGTGACAACCGCCCCGGGATCAGTCGCCGCGGTACGAGCGCTTGCGCTCGTGTTCCTTGAGGAACTTTTTGCGCACGCGGATCGACTGCGGCGTGATCTCCACCAGCTCATCGTCATTGATGAATTCCAGCGCCTGTTCCAGGCTCATCTTCACCGCGGGCGTGAGCAGCACGTTTTCGTCGCTGCCGGAGGCACGGACGTTGGTCAGCTTCTTGCCCTTGAGGATATTGACGACCAGATCGTTGTCACGCGAATGGATGCCGACGATCTGGCCTTCATACACCTCGTCGCCCGGCTCGGCCATCATGCGGCCGCGATCCTGCAGGTTGAACAGCGAATAGGCCAGCGCCTTGCCCTGCTCGTTGGAGATCAGCACGCCGTTGTGGCGATTACCGACATCCGCGTCAGCCTTGGGGCCGAAGTGGTCGAAGTTGTGGGCAAGCAGGCCGGTGCCCGAGGTCATGGACATGAACTCGGTCTGGAAGCCGATCAGGCCACGTGAGGGAATCGCGTACTCCAGGCGAACCCGGCCCTTGCCGTCCGGCACCATGTTCTGCATGCGGCCACCACGCTCGGACAAGCCCTGAATCACGCTGCCCTGGGTCGCCTCTTCCACGTCGGCGGTCAGGATTTCGAACGGTTCGTGAATTTCGCCGTCGACCTCGCGCAGGATCACCTGCGGACGCGACACCGCCAGTTCGTAGCCCTCGCGGCGCATGTTCTCGATGAGAATGCCCAGATGCAGCAGGCCGCGACCGGACACGCGGAACTTGTCCGGGTCGGCCGTGGGTTCCACGCGCAGCGCGACGTTGGTCTTGAGTTCGCGTTGCAGGCGGTCACCGATCTGGCGGCTGGTGATGAACTTGCCTTCCTTGCCGGCGAACGGGGATTTGTTGACCTCGAAGGTCATGCTCATCGTCGGTTCGTCGACCTGCAACGTCGGCAGGGCATCGGGTGACTTGGCGTCGCAGATCGTCTCGGAGATGCCGAGGTCGTCGATGCCGGACAGCGCCACGATGTCGCCGGCCTGCGCTTCGGTCGCCTCGATCTTGTTGAGGCCGAGAAAGCCCATCACCTGCAGAATCTTGCCGTTGCGCACCGTGCCGTCCCGGCTGACCACGGACACCGGCATGTTCGGACGCACCTTGCCGCGCTTGATGCGGCCGGTGCCGATGATGCCGACGAAGTTGGAATACTCCAGCGAGATCACCTGCATCTGGAACGCGCCTTCCGGGTCCACGTCCGGCGACGACACCTTGTCGACGATGGTCTGGAACAGCGGCGTCATGTCGCCCTCGCGCACGTTCTCATCCTCGCCCGCATAGCCCTGCAGGGCGGAGGCGTAGATGAACGGGAAGTCGAGCTGCTCGTCGGTGGCGCCGAGCTTGTCGAACAGGTCGAACACCTGGTCGATGACCCAGTTCGGTCGCGCGCCCGGGCGGTCGATCTTGTTGATGACGACGATCGGCTTCAGGCCCAGCGCAAACGCCTTCTGCGTGACGAAGCGCGTCTGCGGCATCGGGCCGTCCACGGCGTCGACCAGCAACAGTACCGAGTCCACCATCGACAGCACACGCTCGACCTCGCCACCGAAATCGGCATGGCCCGGGGTGTCGACGATGTTGATGCGGAATTCGGTATCGTTGCGCGGGTCGGTCCAGCGCAGCGCGGTGTTCTTCGCCAGAATGGTGATGCCGCGCTCCTTTTCGAGCGCGTTGGAATCCATGATGCGTTCGCCGAGGTCCTCGCGCTTGTCCAGCGTGCCGGACTGACGCAGCAGCTTGTCGACGAGAGTGGTCTTGCCATGGTCGACGTGCGCGATGATGGCGATGTTGCGTAAATTCTGAATCACGGGGACGGCTGCTCGATCAGGGGCCGGGAAACGGCGCTAGCGCGCATGGCCGGACGGCCACGCGGGTAAAAGGCGGCGGATTATACGCTCGGAAGGGTGACGCCGGTAGTGTGCAGCGCCAGGCCGCGCAATACGCACGCATCGTGCATTTCAAGGCGGTGCCCGGACAGGCACCGGCTCAGGACGTTCACGGATTGAATCATGGGACAGGGAGCGACAGCACCGCAGCTGCGCAGGCTGATCTTGGTGTCGGCACTGCTGGCCGGCTGTGCCTCCGCGCCCGTAGCGCGCAAGCCATCGCCGCCGGCGCCATCGCCGCCGTCGCCGGTAGTGAAAAGCGTCGATACCGGCAGCGCGATGCGCCAGCTGCTCGAAATCAGTGGCCAGCGCAGCGTCGCGCAGCTGGCCAAGCGCGAGGCGATCTGGAACGACCCCGGTCTGCGCATTCCCCTGCCCAGAATGATGAAACGTGCCTCGCGCTATCTGACGATGCGTGGCTATTCGCAGGAACTGCAGACCTTCCACAAGTCGATCAATCACGCTGCGGAACTGGCGATCGCCGATTTCGGTGGTCCGCTATCCGATGTGACGCTGGCGGTGCAGTGGCCGGCTGGCGGCCGCGTCGCGGGTGGCGATGTCGCCGCCACCGCCTATCTGCGCAATCAGGCGGGCAAAACCGTGCGCCGTCAGCTCGGTCCGCTGGTCGACCTCGCCCTGCGCCAGACCCAGGCGAACCGCGAATACGAAGCGCTGATACTGGGTGCCGGCGACCTCGGCGCCTTTCTCGCCGGTCCGCGCGACGATCTGTCCGCGTTCGTGGCCGATCGCGCCGTCGCTGCACTGTTCAAGACCATGGGGCGTCAGGAAGCACGGCTGCGCCGCGACAGCGACGGCGGCGGGGTCGACATCCTGCGGCGCTGGTATCAACAGAATGCGCGGGCAGCGATCTCTCCGTAGCCTTTCGACTACGGAGCATTCGCGACCGGAAACGTCCGGTACGCGTATTCGAAGCTGTCGTAATACATCCGGGCGGGATCGAGCCCGGCCTCGGTGAACGCGCGTTTGCCGGCTTCGATCATCGGCGGCGGGCCGCTCATGTAAAGCTCGTGGCCGGCGATATCCGGGACCTGCCGCAGCACTTCCTCGTGGACCCAGCCGCGCGCACCGTGCCAGTCTGCATCCGGCTCCGACAGCACGGGCACGTATCGCAACGACGGACAACGTTCGCTCAGCTCACGCAGCTCGGCGTCGCAATACAGGTCGCGCTGCGCGCGTGCCCCCCAGAACAGCGTCATCGGCCGCGTTTCACCGCGTTGCACGCATTCCTGGAGCATCGCCCGCAGCGGCGCCAGACCGGTGCCGCCGGCCATGAACACCATCGGCCGCCGCGTGTCGCCGCGGATGAAGAAGGCGCCCAGCGGCGCCTCGAAACGCAGGATCGTGCGCAGCGGCATGTCGTGCGCCACCCAGTTGGCGAAGCGGCCGCCCGGAACCACGCGCAGGTGCAGCTCGATCAGCTCCGAGCCGGAGGCATTGGCGATCGAAAAGCTGCGGCGCGCGCCGTCGTCGGTCAGTACATCCAGATACTGGCCGGCAAGCCATCGCAACGGCCGTTCGCTTTGCGGTAACCGCAGGCTCAGGCCGATCACGTCATGCGCGAGCCAGCACTTTCCGATCA
The Banduia mediterranea genome window above contains:
- a CDS encoding acyl-CoA dehydrogenase; its protein translation is MLSLTVTLVVLALSWTLAYIGAPLLVWTAVVTVAYAALLVTGLLGTVGAAILGVPLLLLLVFNIVPLRRGVLTRGLFERFKAVMPEMSQTERDALEAGDTWWETEMFRGRPDWKQLLDFPRTEYTEEEQAFLDNQCATLCAMINDWQIDFELREIPAPVMDYIREQRFLAMLIDKKHGGLGFSARAQSEVVTRIATRSIAVAVTVMVPNSLGPGELLMIYGTPEQKKQWLPGLVSGREIPCLGLTGPEAGSDATAMPDHGEVCYGELEGRRTLGIRLSFSKRWITLAPIATVVGLAFKLGDPEGLLGDKSRVDYGITCVLVPANHPGVEIGRRHYPGSAFMNGPIFGKDVFVPLDWIIGGPANAGRGWRMLVECLSAGRGISLPALAAATAQTAYRMTGAYAGIRTQFRLPVGKFEGVQEATGRIAGLTYLMEATRVLTSSAVDHCAPGVVTAIAKYHMTELMRRIVADAMDVHGGRGIQQGPRNYLASAYQAAPVAITVEGANILVRNLMIFGQGAIRCHPYVLKEMEASRHDDLEAFDQTLWAHLGYSINRAVRALSLGLSGAGLACAPLSGPLAPYYRQLERMSASLAIVSDVTMGLLGGDLKRKERLSARLGDVLSHLYMASAVLKYHRDEGEPEEDLPYAHWALQHCLSQIGLAFEGFFANFPNRLAAGVMRRLVFPLGRSHREPSDTLTAELAEHIMLPSALRDRLSQSVYTTGGADDPVGRMERAFTLLHEAAAVTDLLDSAAQDGEAPGDTQAERLKNAIANGRITAEQSQVLDDYEKARLDAIQTDDFSPEYLRRIAAVDAHKVTGARQQHVA
- a CDS encoding TetR/AcrR family transcriptional regulator, whose translation is MDTPRQNLTADDWSAAALEAVASSGIEAVAVEPLARSLGVTKGSFYWHFPSREALMRRALELWERQETDDMIIAVADASDPYDRIVKLFKRANASHRAGRLYLALAAASDHAHVGTVVRRVSARRMNYLHECYQALGLGEPEAKLWSTFAYATFIGNQQVHRDAPETFPEGAEFSQYFKLMIKTLIPRARDIESARVPGPADKHAAPPGP
- a CDS encoding DUF1329 domain-containing protein; the encoded protein is MRSSHRLPALLIAAGAVAAIALIIPAHAAVPDAQAAQLGGVLTPLGAEVVGNAEGTIPPWNGGLLGAPPCFAGAGSRYCDPFAHEQALFTITPQNLGQYKDRLSEGQRAMFEQYQDYAMPVYPSRRTASAPPWVYAATRANASRAELTENGEALHDAATGIAFPIPQNGREVIWNHRTRYRGVALRRWNNQFAVTAAGIVNAVKFREDVLFNYSQNGAAPDDLDDWLMFVALVIKQPERLAGTILLLHEPLDPEEEDPRAWQFNPGQRSLLSLRRATNIGYDNAALAADRLLTNDQFDSFSGAMDRYDWKLLGKQELFVPYNSYRLHSDQYRYSEILGKHHIEPALTRYELHRVWVVEARAKPGIVHIYDRRVFFVDEDSWQIVMADLYDRRGELWRLQETHTINQYDKLRIAPVAQVVYDLPDRRYLVQGLNNEDPEDQDMDFDADDFSPGRVRRRAKK
- the typA gene encoding translational GTPase TypA, with the translated sequence MIQNLRNIAIIAHVDHGKTTLVDKLLRQSGTLDKREDLGERIMDSNALEKERGITILAKNTALRWTDPRNDTEFRINIVDTPGHADFGGEVERVLSMVDSVLLLVDAVDGPMPQTRFVTQKAFALGLKPIVVINKIDRPGARPNWVIDQVFDLFDKLGATDEQLDFPFIYASALQGYAGEDENVREGDMTPLFQTIVDKVSSPDVDPEGAFQMQVISLEYSNFVGIIGTGRIKRGKVRPNMPVSVVSRDGTVRNGKILQVMGFLGLNKIEATEAQAGDIVALSGIDDLGISETICDAKSPDALPTLQVDEPTMSMTFEVNKSPFAGKEGKFITSRQIGDRLQRELKTNVALRVEPTADPDKFRVSGRGLLHLGILIENMRREGYELAVSRPQVILREVDGEIHEPFEILTADVEEATQGSVIQGLSERGGRMQNMVPDGKGRVRLEYAIPSRGLIGFQTEFMSMTSGTGLLAHNFDHFGPKADADVGNRHNGVLISNEQGKALAYSLFNLQDRGRMMAEPGDEVYEGQIVGIHSRDNDLVVNILKGKKLTNVRASGSDENVLLTPAVKMSLEQALEFINDDELVEITPQSIRVRKKFLKEHERKRSYRGD
- a CDS encoding DUF4197 family protein, with translation MGQGATAPQLRRLILVSALLAGCASAPVARKPSPPAPSPPSPVVKSVDTGSAMRQLLEISGQRSVAQLAKREAIWNDPGLRIPLPRMMKRASRYLTMRGYSQELQTFHKSINHAAELAIADFGGPLSDVTLAVQWPAGGRVAGGDVAATAYLRNQAGKTVRRQLGPLVDLALRQTQANREYEALILGAGDLGAFLAGPRDDLSAFVADRAVAALFKTMGRQEARLRRDSDGGGVDILRRWYQQNARAAISP
- a CDS encoding 2Fe-2S iron-sulfur cluster-binding protein, whose product is MHKVYLANSDTAFDVSEGETILAAAQRQGLNLPFGCQSGTCGACRAQVTQGRVETLGEPPALSPAEREAGFTLSCLARPMGEVHLDLHLPGAFATLRPQLWPARVIGKCWLAHDVIGLSLRLPQSERPLRWLAGQYLDVLTDDGARRSFSIANASGSELIELHLRVVPGGRFANWVAHDMPLRTILRFEAPLGAFFIRGDTRRPMVFMAGGTGLAPLRAMLQECVQRGETRPMTLFWGARAQRDLYCDAELRELSERCPSLRYVPVLSEPDADWHGARGWVHEEVLRQVPDIAGHELYMSGPPPMIEAGKRAFTEAGLDPARMYYDSFEYAYRTFPVANAP